The following proteins are co-located in the Trichormus variabilis 0441 genome:
- a CDS encoding DUF3370 domain-containing protein — MLPFLLSFFVAQSAPTAPPPEEVVQPQEVRALPGQLDSIPTFNSNSPELVLREGILLSTFPPAGKKVPSAHLNYPFRGRFDVFAHHIARAEPPEDLRSLYLGILLHNPTSQPVKVDILQGASYLSQPDAPFIELPSLVENNLGNVFSGPGSRAMADVLRGLRQDIFPAQIVIPPGQSRMLLNQPIPVRELTPPLNGRSTLARLRTNGTVYAASLAMFARTNADGSERSPTLEEWQTLLENSDVSGPRDKTPTPLEETGKPKIYGRVAGVARGSYWRSFVVDTPKARNLTIPQPGQAFSYALSTLHGGTLGTGQIQSAPMLVRYPDTAYRAHGNYAIQYSLKLPLYNNTAKAQTVKVSVQTPIKEDRLTKQGLRFFTTPARQTFFRGSVRIRYRNDQGQQQTRLVHLVQKRGQPGEALATLNMKKGDRRLVEVDFLYPPDASPPQVLTVGTVANP; from the coding sequence ATGTTGCCTTTTTTACTCAGCTTTTTCGTTGCTCAATCTGCTCCTACTGCACCACCACCGGAAGAAGTAGTACAACCTCAAGAAGTCCGTGCGTTACCAGGACAGTTGGATTCAATCCCTACATTTAATAGCAATAGTCCAGAATTAGTTTTAAGAGAAGGAATCTTACTTTCCACTTTTCCCCCAGCAGGCAAAAAAGTCCCATCAGCCCATTTGAATTATCCGTTTCGTGGGCGATTTGATGTTTTTGCCCACCACATTGCTAGGGCGGAACCACCAGAAGATTTACGCTCATTATATTTAGGGATACTCCTGCATAATCCCACATCCCAACCGGTGAAGGTGGATATTTTGCAAGGGGCGAGTTATTTAAGTCAACCGGATGCACCGTTTATTGAGTTGCCATCTTTGGTAGAGAATAATTTGGGTAATGTGTTCTCTGGCCCTGGTAGTCGCGCTATGGCTGATGTTTTAAGAGGACTGCGACAAGATATTTTCCCGGCTCAAATTGTCATACCACCAGGGCAAAGTCGAATGCTCTTGAATCAACCTATACCTGTGCGAGAATTGACACCACCTTTAAATGGTCGCTCAACTTTGGCGCGGTTGCGGACTAATGGTACAGTCTATGCAGCTAGTTTGGCTATGTTTGCTCGTACCAATGCTGATGGTAGTGAGCGATCGCCTACCTTGGAAGAGTGGCAAACTTTACTAGAGAATAGTGATGTGTCCGGGCCACGGGATAAAACTCCCACACCATTAGAGGAAACTGGTAAACCAAAAATTTATGGTCGTGTCGCTGGGGTGGCGCGTGGTTCTTATTGGCGATCGTTTGTAGTAGATACTCCCAAAGCCAGGAATTTAACTATTCCCCAACCAGGACAAGCTTTTTCTTATGCTCTGAGTACTCTACATGGTGGTACTTTAGGGACTGGTCAAATTCAGAGTGCGCCGATGTTAGTACGTTATCCAGATACGGCCTATCGCGCTCATGGTAATTACGCCATTCAATATAGTTTAAAGTTGCCCTTGTATAACAATACTGCCAAAGCGCAAACCGTGAAGGTATCTGTGCAGACTCCCATTAAAGAAGACCGTTTAACTAAACAAGGTCTGCGCTTTTTTACTACACCCGCACGTCAAACATTCTTCCGGGGGAGTGTGCGGATACGTTACCGAAATGATCAAGGACAGCAGCAAACTCGGCTTGTACATTTAGTTCAGAAACGGGGTCAACCAGGGGAAGCATTAGCTACATTAAACATGAAAAAAGGCGATCGCCGTTTGGTCGAGGTAGACTTTCTCTATCCCCCCGATGCTTCACCACCACAAGTATTAACAGTTGGGACTGTAGCTAATCCTTGA
- the hisH gene encoding imidazole glycerol phosphate synthase subunit HisH, with protein MPVVAVIDYEMGNLHSVCKGLEKAGATPIITHSHQELTKADAVILPGVGAFDPAVQSLRSRDLEQPIKDTIASGKPFLGICLGLQILFESSAEGTQPGLGIIKGKVRRFISEPGITIPHMGWNQLELTQPKSILWEHLPPQPWVYFVHSYYVDPVEPQVRAATVTHGTQTVTAAIAHENLMAVQFHPEKSSNIGLQILSNFVSQVREKIAA; from the coding sequence ATGCCAGTTGTTGCTGTTATAGATTATGAGATGGGAAATTTGCATTCGGTTTGCAAAGGATTAGAAAAAGCGGGGGCGACTCCTATAATTACTCATTCTCATCAGGAATTAACTAAGGCCGATGCAGTCATATTGCCGGGAGTGGGAGCATTTGACCCAGCAGTGCAGAGTTTGCGATCGCGTGATTTAGAACAACCAATTAAAGATACAATCGCTTCAGGCAAACCCTTCTTAGGTATCTGTTTAGGGCTGCAAATTCTGTTTGAATCGAGTGCGGAAGGTACTCAACCAGGACTAGGAATTATCAAAGGAAAAGTGCGGCGGTTTATTTCTGAACCAGGAATTACCATTCCCCACATGGGTTGGAATCAGTTGGAATTAACCCAACCAAAAAGCATTTTGTGGGAGCATTTGCCACCCCAACCTTGGGTATATTTTGTACATTCCTACTATGTTGACCCAGTTGAGCCTCAAGTTCGTGCTGCAACTGTTACTCACGGTACGCAAACCGTTACGGCAGCTATTGCCCATGAAAACCTGATGGCAGTACAATTTCATCCCGAAAAATCGTCAAATATTGGGCTGCAAATCCTGTCTAATTTTGTCTCCCAAGTACGGGAAAAAATTGCTGCATAA
- the rsmD gene encoding 16S rRNA (guanine(966)-N(2))-methyltransferase RsmD, which yields MSLKIYGNRQIKTLPGQETRPTTGRVREAVFNIWQGEIEGCRWLDLCAGNGSMGAEALCRGASLVVGIEKSSRACAIIQENWQRIANNEQKWRVLRGDVLQQLKNLSGQQFDRIYFDPPYASGLYQPVLEAIALYQLLDPSGEIAIEHNPQGWVDILIPNWEICRQKVYGNTALTFYRSEELGG from the coding sequence ATGAGTCTAAAAATTTACGGGAATCGCCAAATTAAAACTTTACCAGGGCAAGAAACCAGACCCACCACTGGGAGGGTGAGGGAAGCTGTTTTTAATATTTGGCAGGGAGAAATAGAAGGGTGTCGCTGGCTAGATTTGTGCGCCGGTAACGGTTCAATGGGTGCAGAGGCTTTGTGTCGAGGTGCTAGCTTGGTGGTCGGAATTGAAAAATCAAGCCGAGCCTGTGCAATTATCCAAGAAAACTGGCAGCGCATAGCCAATAACGAACAAAAATGGCGAGTATTGCGCGGAGATGTCCTTCAGCAATTAAAAAACTTATCAGGGCAGCAATTCGACAGAATTTATTTTGACCCACCCTATGCTAGTGGATTATATCAGCCAGTGCTAGAGGCGATCGCTCTTTATCAATTATTAGATCCAAGTGGGGAAATAGCGATCGAACATAATCCCCAAGGATGGGTAGATATATTAATTCCTAACTGGGAAATTTGCCGCCAGAAAGTCTACGGTAACACGGCGCTTACTTTTTATCGCAGCGAGGAATTAGGGGGGTAG
- the petG gene encoding cytochrome b6-f complex subunit V: protein MVEPLLSGIVLGLIVVTLSGLFYAAYKQYKRPNELGG, encoded by the coding sequence GTGGTTGAACCCCTACTTTCAGGCATCGTTCTTGGTTTGATTGTTGTCACCCTCTCTGGGCTGTTCTACGCCGCCTATAAGCAATACAAGCGCCCCAATGAGTTGGGTGGTTGA
- a CDS encoding c-type cytochrome: protein MDNQITKPEILIQRIALVALVILLAIPLGFFGVQLVKASDPYVKSVLAMKGDPIQGHAIFQINCAGCHGLEADGRVGPSLQAVSKRKSKYGLIHQVISGDTPPMPKFQPNTQEMADLLSFLETL, encoded by the coding sequence TTGGATAACCAGATTACTAAACCTGAAATTCTGATTCAGCGTATCGCTTTAGTGGCGCTAGTGATACTGCTAGCAATCCCTTTGGGCTTTTTTGGTGTTCAGTTGGTGAAAGCCTCTGACCCTTATGTTAAGAGTGTTCTTGCCATGAAAGGAGACCCAATACAGGGACACGCTATTTTTCAAATAAATTGTGCTGGTTGTCATGGTTTAGAAGCCGATGGCCGAGTAGGCCCCAGCTTACAAGCAGTTTCTAAGCGTAAGTCCAAGTATGGACTAATTCACCAAGTTATTAGCGGTGATACACCACCAATGCCAAAATTTCAGCCCAACACTCAAGAAATGGCAGACCTTTTAAGCTTTTTGGAGACTTTATAG